A region from the Perca fluviatilis chromosome 16, GENO_Pfluv_1.0, whole genome shotgun sequence genome encodes:
- the atf5a gene encoding uncharacterized protein atf5a, translating to MMATSAPVWKTLHVCLADPLALSHPQANHSQSQGCRGEVSEESQHLIGDGLTDWMTEEVDFSSYLPNPPSPPSSTNASLPPSPLQNDIQVPSDLEVMTSLLQEELAQLEDYFLSEPLPEKGPRLGKCDRGPLPAGPQPFSQLPYASYSTSNQSESSPLLVTLATGELDLLSICGGPIGRSKIPRHAPYSCSRPTGCVRKRLPDGVRFSEGYDNSLLSSKGSNLGNSAVTLTGNYDCVEDEQLVEKSFSLGSAVEVRRCAVLPKDEKNCCFSQNVIGGAKVVGGGFGFGASLDVPHKKEDLLMYSMREVSGGTGNNQVLNSIKSSVEVTKATVSWKTESSEGFYLPATPQPEAYHSFLGNINEQLKSESQHHSNNQIGQHDLHCNFLEDQGPECLLMARESLNSESSGHGQACRLKEHCAMKYEEDLIPAEGGERKQKKRDQNKTAAHRYRQRKRAELDSLEEQLHGLEGRNRELRDKAESVEREIQYVKDLLIEVYKARSQRLKQDTTA from the exons ATGTCTGCCTGGCAGACcccctcgctctctctcaccCACAGGCTAaccacagccaatcacaggggTGCAGGGGGGAGGTGTCAGAGGAGAGTCAGCATTTAATTG GTGATGGTCTCACTGACTGGATGACGGAAGAAGTGGATTTCTCCTCGTACCTCCCGAAccctccttcccctccctcctccaccaATGCCTCCCTTCCCCCTTCACCCCTTCAGAATGATATCCAGGTGCCCTCTGACTTGGAGGTCATGACCTCTCTGCTGCAAGAGGAACTTGCCCAACTAGAGGATTACTTTCTGTCTGAACCACTGCCAGAGAAAGGGCCCAGGCTGGGAAAATGCGACAGGGGTCCACTGCCGGCGGGTCCTCAGCCATTTAGTCAGCTGCCATACGCATCATACTCTACATCCAACCAATCTGAATCCAGTCCACTCCTTGTTACCCTGGCAACCGGAGAACTGGACCTGCTGAGTATTTGTGGCGGTCCCATTGGGCGATCCAAAATTCCAAGACACGCCCCGTACAGCTGCAGTCGCCCCACTGGGTGTGTTAGGAAAAGACTTCCTGATGGTGTGAGGTTCAGTGAAGGCTATGACAACAGTTTGTTGAGTTCCAAAGGAAGTAACTTAGGTAACTCAGCGGTGACCCTTACAGGTAACTATGACTGCGTAGAGGACGAGCAGCTGGTAGAGAAAAGCTTCTCTCTGGGTAGTGCAGTCGAGGTCAGAAGATGTGCCGTTTTACCAAAAGACGAGAAAAATTGCTGTTTCAGTCAAAATGTCATAGGTGGTGCAAAGGTTGTTGGTGGTGGATTTGGCTTCGGCGCATCTCTTGATGTCCCGCACAAGAAAGAGGATCTGCTGATGTATAGCATGAGGGAGGTCAGCGGAGGCACTGGTAACAACCAAGTGCTGAATAGTATCAAAAGTAGTGTGGAGGTGACAAAAGCCACCGTTTCTTGGAAAACAGAGAGCAGTGAAGGTTTTTATCTTCCAGCAACACCACAGCCTGAGGCCTATCATAGCTTCTTAGGCAACATCAACGAACAGCTGAAATCAGAGAGTCAACATCATTCCAACAATCAGATAGGGCAACATGATTTACACTGTAATTTCCTGGAGGATCAGGGCCCAGAGTGTCTTTTAATGGCTAGGGAGAGTCTGAACTCGGAGTCTTCGGGGCACGGACAAGCATGCAGGCTGAAGGAGCACTGTGCTATGAAATACGAAGAGGACCTCATTCCGGCTGAAGGTGGCGAGCGCAAACAGAAGAAGAGAGATCAGAACAAAACTGCCGCACACAG GTATCGGCAGCGAAAAAGGGCGGAGCTAGATTCTTTGGAGGAACAGTTGCATGGCCTTGAAGGGAGGAACCGGGAGCTCCGAGACAAGGCAGAGTCGGTAGAACGTGAAATCCAGTATGTCAAAGACCTGCTGATTGAAGTTTACAAGGCCCGCAGCCAAAGGCTCAAGCAGGACACCACAGCGTAA